In Lacrimispora indolis DSM 755, a genomic segment contains:
- the licT gene encoding BglG family transcription antiterminator LicT yields the protein MKIDKIINNNIVSALEPDGKEVIVMGRGIGFGMKPGKSIPEGTVEKVFRLDSQNNVDKFKELLVNLPLEHIQVSTEIINYAKSVLNRSLNQNIYITLTDHINFAIHRFKEKMKFSNPLLNEIKTFYKEEYLIGEYAIALIERRIGISLPVDEAGFIAFHIVNAEFNTAMRDTIDITNLIQNTVGIVKEYFSMEPDETSLNYQRFVTHLRFLAQRIVTKELLDSGNGEFNHLISQMYPEEYGCSLKIKDYIMETYHHDVTEEETAYLAVHIKRMRL from the coding sequence ATGAAAATTGACAAAATCATCAATAACAATATTGTCAGTGCGCTGGAGCCGGATGGAAAAGAAGTTATCGTCATGGGCAGGGGGATCGGCTTTGGCATGAAGCCGGGAAAAAGTATCCCGGAAGGTACAGTTGAAAAAGTATTCCGTCTGGACAGCCAGAACAATGTTGACAAATTCAAAGAATTGCTGGTGAACCTTCCCCTTGAGCACATCCAGGTTTCTACGGAAATCATTAATTATGCAAAAAGCGTATTAAACAGGAGCCTTAATCAAAACATATACATAACGCTGACGGACCACATTAATTTTGCCATTCACCGCTTTAAGGAGAAGATGAAATTTTCAAATCCTCTGCTTAACGAGATAAAGACCTTTTACAAAGAGGAATACTTGATCGGTGAATACGCCATTGCTTTGATTGAGCGCAGGATCGGCATATCCCTTCCAGTGGATGAGGCGGGGTTCATTGCGTTCCATATTGTCAATGCAGAATTTAATACTGCCATGCGGGATACCATAGACATCACGAACCTGATTCAGAACACCGTAGGGATCGTGAAGGAGTATTTTTCAATGGAGCCTGACGAAACTTCATTGAATTATCAACGGTTTGTCACCCATTTAAGGTTCCTGGCGCAAAGAATCGTTACAAAAGAGCTGTTAGACAGCGGGAATGGCGAATTTAACCATTTGATATCCCAGATGTATCCGGAAGAATACGGGTGCAGTTTAAAAATCAAGGATTATATAATGGAAACGTACCATCACGATGTAACAGAAGAGGAAACCGCATATCTGGCGGTCCACATCAAAAGAATGAGGCTGTAA